The following coding sequences lie in one Salarias fasciatus chromosome 7 unlocalized genomic scaffold, fSalaFa1.1 super_scaffold_4, whole genome shotgun sequence genomic window:
- the LOC115382700 gene encoding guanine nucleotide-binding protein subunit alpha-14-like, whose protein sequence is MEDCCLSADEAETRRIHRQIEKQLRLDKHNFRRELKLLLLGTGESGKSTFIKQMRIIHGSGYSEADRKGFTRLVFQNILKAVQSLIEAMQTLRLHYGDEHNARHAEKLSQVETTLVSTLESWQAHAIKSVWTDHGIQKCYDRRREFQLSDSAKYYLDDLDRITAPGYIPTLQDVLRVRVPTTGIIEYPFDLSRVVFRMVDVGGQRSERRKWIHCFEGVTSIIFLAAISEYDQVLSESQNENRMCESLALFKTLLSSTWFQESSTILFLNKTDLLEEKISQSHLAAYFPRYTGPKRDAESAKKFILKMYTERHVGHQKPLYTHYTCATDTENIRVVFSAVKDTLFRDNLDKFNLQ, encoded by the exons ATGGAGGACTGCTGCCTGTCGGCGGACGAGGCGGAGACCCGCAGGATCCACCGGCAGATCGAGAAGCAGCTGCGTCTGGACAAACACAACTTCCGCcgggagctgaagctgctgctgctgg ggaCCGGGGAGAGCGGGAAGAGCACCTTCATCAAGCAGATGAGGATCATCCACGGCAGCGGCTACAGCGAGGCGGACAGGAAGGGCTTCACCCGGCTGGTGTTCCAGAACATCCTGAAGGCCGTGCAGTCGCTCATCGAGGCCATGCAGACGCTGCGGCTCCACTACGGGGACGAGCACAACGCC CGCCACGCCGAGAAGCTGAGCCAGGTGGAAACCACCCTCGTGTCCACGCTGGAGTCCTGGCAGGCGCACGCCATCAAGAGCGTGTGGACCGACCACGGCATTCAGAAGTGCTACGACCGCAGGAGGGAGTTCCAGCTGTCAGACTCTGCCAAATA TTACCTGGATGACCTGGATCGGATCACGGCGCCGGGTTACATCCCCACCCTGCAGGACGTCCTGCGGGTCCGGGTTCCCACCACTGGCATCATCGAGTACCCGTTCGACCTCTCCAGGGTGGTTTTCAG gatggTGGACGTGGGCGGCCAGcgctcagagaggaggaagtggatcCACTGCTTCGAGGGCGTCACCTCCATCATCTTCCTGGCGGCCATCAGCGAGTACGACCAGGTGCTCTCCGAGAGCCAGAACGAG AACCGAATGTGTGAGAGTCTGGCCCTGTTCAAGACGCTCCTGTCCAGCACCTGGTTCCAGGAGTCCTCCACCATCCTCTTCCTGAACAAGAccgacctgctggaggagaagatcagccagTCCCACCTGGCAGCCTACTTCCCCAGATACACCG GACCCAAGCGAGACGCCGAGTCCGCAAAGAAGTTCATCCTGAAGATGTACACGGAGCGGCACGTCGGCCACCAGAAGCCGCTGTACACACACTACACCTGCGCCACGGACACCGAGAACATCCGGGTGGTGTTCAGCGCCGTCAAGGACACGCTGTTCAGGGACAACCTGGACAAGTTTAACCTGCAGTGA